From Cannabis sativa cultivar Pink pepper isolate KNU-18-1 chromosome 8, ASM2916894v1, whole genome shotgun sequence, a single genomic window includes:
- the LOC115699659 gene encoding ubiquitin receptor RAD23d has translation MKVFVKTLKGTNFPIEVNPQDSIVDVKKNIEAVQGADVYPASQQMLIHQGKVLKDTTTLEENAVAENSFIVIMLTKTKAAPSGASSASGGAVSQAQPVSAPTPISTTPSTTSQIPASAAAQPQSAPEPAPAATTVAPTAASSETDVYGQAASNLVAGSGLESTVQQILDMGGGSWDRDTVVRALRAAFNNPERAVEYLYSGIPEQADVPPVAQVPAQAAGANSPAIIPPVQASQPAAAPAVGPNANPLDLFPQGLPNVGANTGAGNLDFLRNSQQFQALRAMVQANPQILQPMLQELGKQNPHLVRLIQEHQADFLRLINEPVEGGEGNVLGQMASAMPQAVTVTPEERAAIERLEAMGFDRAIVLEVYFACNKNEELAANYLLDHMHEFEDEQ, from the exons ATGAAGGTTTTCGTTAAAACCCTCAAGGGTACTAACTTTCCGATCGAAGTGAATCCCCAAGATTCG ATTGTTGATgttaagaaaaacatagaagCCGTACAGGGTGCCGATGTTTACCCTGCGTCTCAACAGATGCTTATTCATCAAGGGAAAGTTCTCAAGGATACGACTACTCTTGAAGAAAATGCAGTTGCGGAGAATAGTTTTATAGTCATCATGCTGACTAAG ACAAAGGCAGCACCAAGCGGAGCCTCAAGTGCATCAGGGGGAGCCGTAAGCCAG GCCCAACCTGTTAGTGCGCCTACTCCAATATCAACAACACCGTCTACAACTTCTCAGATTCCTGCCTCAGCTGCAGCACA GCCGCAGTCTGCTCCAGAACCTGCTCCTGCAGCTACTACAGTAGCTCCTACTGCTGCTTC TTCTGAAACTGATGTCTATGGCCAAGCTGCATCAAATCTTGTCGCAGGAAGTGGTTTGGAGTCTACTGTCCAACAGATTCTTGATATGGGGGGAGGAAGTTGGGACCGAGATACAGTTGTTCGTGCTTTACGTGCTGCCTTCAACAACCCTGAAAGAGCTGTTGAATATTTATATTCT GGAATTCCTGAACAGGCTGATGTTCCACCAGTTGCCCAAGTTCCTGCCCAGGCAGCAGGAGCAAACTCCCCAGCAATCATTCCTCCGGTGCAAGCATCACAACCTGCTGCTGCACCCGCTGTGGGTCCTAATGCAAATCCTCTGGATCTCTTCCCACAG GGCCTACCAAATGTGGGTGCAAATACTGGTGCTGGCAACTTAGATTTTCTCCGAAACAGCCAACag TTCCAAGCTTTGCGAGCTATGGTTCAAGCGAATCCTCAAATTCTGCAG CCTATGCTTCAAGAGCTAGGGAAACAAAATCCACATCTTGTGCGCCTCATACAAGAGCATCAGGCTGACTTTTTGCGCCTGATAAATGAGCCTGTTGAGGGAGGAGAAGG GAACGTTCTGGGCCAGATGGCTTCTGCCATGCCACAGGCTGTGACTGTAACTCCCGAGGAGCGGGCAGCCATTGAACGT CTGGAAGCAATGGGATTTGATAGAGCCATAGTCTTGGAAGTTTACTTTGCATGCAACAAAAATGAGGAATTGGCTGCCAACTATCTTTTGGATCACATGCACGAGTTCGAAGATGAACAATAG
- the LOC133030631 gene encoding uncharacterized protein LOC133030631 translates to MKTLNIDLKAVGQKRLLQLDELEEFWNEAYENAKIYKERTKRWHDRNLVRKEFQPGQQVLLFNSRLKLFPGKLKSRWSGPFTVVRVFPYGAVELKGEGPNTFKVNGKRLKLYLGEDIYKCFVAF, encoded by the exons ATGAAAACTTTGAACATCGATTTAAAGGCTGTTGGTCAGAAAAGATTACTacagttggatgagttggaagaaTTCTGGAATGAGGCTTATGAGAACGCTAAGATCTATAAAGAGAGAACTAAAAGGTGGCATGACCGAAATTTAGTtaggaaggagtttcaacctgggCAACAAGTTCTACTTTTCAATTCAAGGCTGaagttgtttcctggtaaattgaagtcaaggtggtcagggccaTTTACAGTGGTCAGAgtgtttccttatggagcggtGGAATTAAAAGGTGAAGGCCCTAATACTTTCAAAGTTAACGGGAAGcggttaaagctctacttgggag aagacATTTACAAGTGTTTTGTGGCATTTTAA
- the LOC115701520 gene encoding uncharacterized protein LOC115701520, whose amino-acid sequence MGKTMDALLGKKFKTSKFKNLVELVSSRIAVLEKQHRLKCMQAQSDVVSLLRLGHQESALLRVELVITEQDILDAYSMIENFCHLLVERVVSIENNKEVPDDLKEAISSLIYAASKCGEVQELEKISKMFTKRFGKEFAQNAVELCNHCGVCPKIVSKLSTQRPNLETKLTMLKEIAFANGIDLHIEGENLMVITQEMRLDRSQKELEPQESAKDGNEQNQGEIIPEEVKPKKKYRDLKASDIHEVQDENDQAINQKTQDEKRNILEDVMLMKKHRDPKADHDKHGVRHGEECLSTKEPKQGERVSDQEGIQRRKYKDFKSAAQAAYKLASHAAVAAKEAVEMSQPSDKVPGDRPRKSTEKKFLVHFDESSNSYHSVQGKEVLEKKKKSHDKKIETEKNHADQVISISSPEGEKIKTNRRGHVKRD is encoded by the exons ATGGGAAAAACAATGGATGCTCTGTTGGGAAAGAAGTTCAAAACTTCTAAATTCAAAAACTTGGTGGAGCTTGTTTCGTCCAGAATTGCTGTTTTGGAAAAGCAACATCGTCTCAAGTGCATGCAAGCACAGTCTGATGTTGTTTCTCTCCTTAGACTTGGTCACCAAGAAAGTGCTCTTCTAAGG GTTGAGCTTGTGATCACAGAGCAGGACATCTTGGATGCATATTCCATGATTGAAAACTTCTGCCATCTTCTGGTGGAAAGGGTTGTGTCGATAGAGAATAACAA AGAGGTTCCTGATGATCTAAAGGAAGCCATATCGAGCTTGATATATGCAGCCTCAAAATGTGGAGAGGTTCAAGAGTTGGAAAAGATCAGTAAGATGTTCACCAAAAGATTTGGTAAGGAATTTGCCCAAAATGCTGTTGAACTGTGTAATCACTGTGGAGTTTGTCCAAAG ATTGTAAGCAAACTTTCAACTCAAAGACCAAACTTGGAGACCAAACTGACAATGTTAAAAGAAATTGCTTTTGCAAATGGAATTGATCTGCATATTGAGGGAGAAAATCTTATGGTTATTACTCAG GAGATGAGACTGGACAGAAGCCAGAAGGAACTTGAACCACAGGAATCTGCTAAAGATGGTAATGAACAAAACCAAGGTGAAATCATCCCTGAAGAAGTTAAGCCTAAAAAGAAATACAGAGATTTGAAGGCTTCTGATATCCATGAAGTTCAAGATGAGAATGATCAAGCTATTAATCAGAAAACACAAGATGAAAAGAGAAACATACTTGAAGATGTTATGCTTATGAAGAAACACAGAGATCCCAAGGCTGATCATGACAAGCATGGAGTTCGACACGGCGAAGAATGTTTGTCCACTAAAGAACCAAAACAAGGTGAAAGAGTTTCAGATCAAGAAGGGATTCAAAGGAGGAAATACAAAGATTTCAAGTCTGCAGCTCAGGCTGCTTATAAGCTGGCGTCTCATGCAGCTGTAGCTGCTAAAGAAGCTGTGGAAATGTCTCAGCCTTCAGACAAAGTTCCTGGTGATCGTCCAAGGAAATCCACTGAAAAGAAATTCTTAGTTCATTTTGATGAGTCTTCAAATTCATATCATTCTGTTCAAGGGAAGGAGGttttggaaaagaaaaaaaagtccCATGACAAAAAGATAGAAACAGAAAAAAACCATGCTGATCAAGTCATTTCTATTTCAAGTCCAGAAGGTGAAAAGATTAAAACAAATAGAAGAGGCCATGTTAAGAGAGACTGA